From the Paenibacillus sp. FSL H8-0548 genome, one window contains:
- a CDS encoding family 78 glycoside hydrolase catalytic domain, with protein sequence MVPELLLQTYSNRIAIEEDYPAMKDYMNYLKSKEVHEGLICHSLGDWGIAPQTGGDYIENVETAFYYECYRLMAKFAAVLDAARASQLYSLCRDGVKLHISIPPNTTAKVKLPILSSTGHVLKNGAPCEYEMLRENGQIYGVIKVESGSYLFHA encoded by the coding sequence ATGGTTCCAGAACTGCTGCTGCAAACTTACAGCAACCGAATCGCCATTGAAGAAGATTATCCGGCAATGAAAGATTATATGAACTATTTGAAATCAAAAGAGGTGCATGAAGGGTTAATTTGCCATAGCCTCGGAGACTGGGGCATTGCTCCGCAAACCGGCGGCGATTATATTGAAAACGTAGAGACGGCATTTTATTATGAGTGTTACCGATTAATGGCTAAGTTCGCTGCTGTGCTGGATGCAGCCCGAGCATCCCAGTTATATTCGCTTTGTCGAGATGGGGTGAAGCTGCATATAAGCATTCCGCCTAATACGACTGCGAAAGTCAAGCTGCCGATTCTTTCGTCTACTGGACATGTTCTGAAGAACGGTGCTCCATGTGAATATGAAATGTTACGTGAGAATGGACAGATTTATGGCGTCATAAAGGTTGAGTCCGGAAGTTATCTATTTCATGCTTAA